A section of the Methanosarcina mazei S-6 genome encodes:
- a CDS encoding HNH endonuclease signature motif containing protein has protein sequence MDKETYQKTLNKQKRKGNSSLCCVICGEDDPDLIEMHHISGRNNSDQVQPLCKNCHFKVTKEQNKLSPKARSGNASTEQKRAFQLVSIGALLKELGTQLIDLGNEMVQNV, from the coding sequence ATGGACAAAGAGACTTATCAAAAAACTTTGAACAAACAGAAGAGAAAAGGAAACTCCTCTCTTTGCTGTGTTATCTGTGGAGAAGATGATCCAGATCTAATTGAAATGCATCACATCTCTGGACGGAACAATTCAGACCAGGTTCAGCCTCTATGTAAAAATTGCCATTTCAAGGTCACAAAAGAACAAAACAAGCTAAGTCCAAAAGCCAGATCTGGAAATGCCTCCACTGAGCAAAAAAGAGCTTTTCAGTTAGTTTCTATTGGGGCTTTACTGAAAGAGTTAGGAACTCAGTTAATTGATCTTGGAAATGAGATGGTGCAAAATGTCTAA
- a CDS encoding DNA polymerase, whose translation MSKVAVRGYTQRLEKPQAKRSFSYDTPLRHNRVLVFDTETTIDQYQNFKIGYFQIYQDGVIQHDGLFYDPSTLNEREINILEAYSKKHNINLYSLDEFIDNVFYPEVFGLKTLCNGYNLAFDLIRIAKRSGDSRGRNRGGFTLTLSDDPFNPPIIVKKLGYSNNFKFTTTKQNKGESHFSGYFLDTQRLAEVLLQERRISLEKAAERLNTPVKKMKEIEHGKVTEKYIDYLIKDVETTQAVYEKLVKELDVYQIHVPITKIFSEASIGKYALSQLGVKPFLELNPDFPDLIIGNMMTSYFGGRTECKIRKEPIKVTVLDFTSMYPTVTMLMNLWKYIIAESLVSQPFNY comes from the coding sequence ATGTCTAAAGTTGCAGTTAGGGGATATACTCAGAGACTTGAAAAGCCCCAAGCAAAAAGGAGCTTTAGTTATGATACTCCTCTCAGACATAACAGGGTACTGGTCTTTGATACTGAAACAACCATAGACCAGTATCAAAATTTTAAGATAGGATACTTCCAGATCTACCAGGATGGAGTTATTCAGCATGATGGTTTATTCTATGATCCATCTACCCTGAATGAAAGAGAAATAAATATACTGGAAGCCTATTCAAAAAAGCATAACATAAACCTGTATTCCCTGGATGAGTTCATAGACAATGTATTTTATCCTGAAGTCTTTGGGCTTAAAACCCTCTGCAATGGGTATAACTTAGCTTTTGACCTTATCAGAATTGCTAAAAGATCAGGAGATTCAAGGGGAAGGAACAGAGGCGGTTTTACCCTCACCCTCTCAGATGACCCTTTCAACCCTCCTATAATAGTCAAAAAGCTTGGATACTCTAACAACTTTAAGTTTACCACAACCAAGCAGAACAAGGGAGAGAGTCATTTCTCTGGCTATTTCCTAGATACTCAAAGGCTGGCTGAAGTTCTCCTTCAGGAAAGACGTATTTCCCTTGAAAAAGCCGCAGAAAGGCTCAACACTCCTGTTAAGAAAATGAAAGAAATTGAACATGGAAAAGTTACTGAAAAGTATATTGATTATCTGATAAAAGATGTTGAAACTACTCAGGCTGTGTATGAAAAGCTTGTTAAGGAGCTTGACGTTTACCAGATCCATGTACCCATAACAAAAATCTTTAGCGAGGCTTCCATTGGGAAATATGCTCTCAGCCAGTTAGGGGTTAAACCTTTCCTAGAACTGAACCCAGATTTTCCAGATTTGATTATTGGGAACATGATGACTTCATATTTCGGAGGAAGAACAGAATGTAAAATCAGGAAGGAGCCAATAAAGGTTACAGTTCTTGATTTTACAAGCATGTACCCTACAGTTACAATGTTAATGAACCTCTGGAAGTACATCATAGCTGAAAGCCTAGTGTCTCAACCATTTAATTATTAG